The Gracilimonas sp. genome includes a region encoding these proteins:
- the porV gene encoding type IX secretion system outer membrane channel protein PorV — MKRTVSIIAAALFLMPAITYAQVAITAVPFLQIEPDSRGAGMGNTGVAIADNASALFWNPAGLAFQKGANQASITHSNWLANFNVSDLFYDYVVGKYYVEGIGTFGAHLTYLNLGEQVETDETSPEPISRFQSYEVALGGSYGYQVSKNFGVGTSLRLIYSSLASGTSIAAQKVNPGSSVAVDLSFLYKTDTFSLGGRDARFSFGSNLSNLGPGIQYTDNAQKDPLPTVLRFGWSFDLDLDDEGINRITVANDISKIMARTDKFEVQSGDSTVIETKAVGPIEALYKSWSSFERFDGQNTVEVGLMQQFMIGAGIEYWYADQFALRGGYYFEDPQNGDREYITFGAGIRYSFLGVDFSYIKTLEEDHPLANTLRFSLLIDF, encoded by the coding sequence ATGAAAAGGACAGTATCCATCATAGCAGCGGCATTATTTTTAATGCCCGCCATCACATATGCACAGGTTGCCATTACAGCGGTGCCCTTTCTTCAAATTGAACCGGATTCACGCGGTGCCGGTATGGGTAACACCGGGGTAGCTATTGCAGACAACGCATCTGCGCTATTTTGGAATCCCGCAGGCTTAGCTTTCCAAAAGGGAGCGAACCAGGCTAGTATCACCCACTCGAACTGGTTGGCTAACTTTAACGTGAGTGACCTTTTCTACGATTACGTGGTAGGAAAATATTACGTTGAAGGCATTGGCACCTTCGGTGCTCACTTAACATACCTGAACCTGGGGGAACAAGTGGAAACGGATGAAACAAGTCCGGAGCCAATCTCCCGATTCCAAAGTTACGAAGTGGCACTCGGTGGATCTTATGGATACCAGGTGAGTAAAAACTTTGGGGTTGGAACCAGTCTCCGCCTTATTTACTCCAGTTTGGCCAGTGGTACTTCCATCGCAGCCCAAAAAGTGAATCCGGGAAGCAGTGTAGCTGTAGACCTTTCCTTCTTGTATAAGACGGACACGTTCTCGCTTGGCGGAAGAGATGCACGGTTTAGCTTTGGATCAAACCTATCAAATCTCGGGCCCGGCATCCAGTACACCGATAACGCCCAGAAAGACCCGCTGCCTACGGTACTGCGCTTCGGGTGGTCATTCGATCTTGACCTGGATGATGAAGGCATTAACCGCATCACCGTTGCCAACGATATTTCCAAAATCATGGCCCGTACCGATAAATTTGAAGTGCAAAGCGGTGACTCAACCGTTATCGAAACCAAAGCAGTGGGCCCCATTGAAGCCCTTTACAAGTCATGGAGCAGCTTCGAGCGTTTTGACGGTCAGAATACTGTAGAGGTTGGGCTGATGCAGCAGTTTATGATTGGAGCCGGTATTGAGTATTGGTATGCTGATCAGTTTGCTCTGCGTGGCGGTTATTATTTCGAAGACCCCCAAAACGGTGATCGTGAATACATTACTTTTGGCGCCGGTATCCGCTATAGTTTTCTGGGTGTTGACTTCAGTTATATAAAAACGCTTGAAGAAGATCACCCACTTGCCAACACCTTGCGATTCAGTTTGCTTATTGACTTTTAA
- a CDS encoding tetratricopeptide repeat protein, translated as MTISNFTRLTGLLLVAGFFISCSTSQVNIDELLANNKYQEAITEIDNRLAENPEQPSLYIQKATINADLANQADPELRAEFYENTADNFELAVEYGADASQVSVIDSLRQQYWKKEHNAGLRISENEDISERYQRAAIHFQNALILREDAVSSYKNLSIAQFNVGDLDDAIQTLETALNYADEDPVEIYENLGYLYLEKGDPEQAASYYEQANTNMQEDMNLAFGLINAYISEGNSEQAADMLENLVAEYPNNANLRNVYGTQLYQITSGILQDLKQAYSSNDTMLVEQIKFEAEGMGDEAETQLIEAFKRDTSNTEYLESLAVFYNNLSAQYLSLLPVAFENDRASLESKAYTLINFAIDYYEKLVVIDPNNEEYTSKLSVLKTLKTRKTASADN; from the coding sequence ATGACTATTTCAAATTTTACCCGGCTGACAGGCTTACTTCTGGTGGCCGGGTTTTTTATTTCTTGCAGCACATCACAAGTTAACATTGATGAACTGCTTGCAAATAACAAGTATCAGGAAGCTATCACCGAAATTGATAACCGGCTTGCTGAAAACCCCGAACAACCTTCCCTTTACATTCAAAAAGCTACCATTAATGCCGATTTAGCCAACCAGGCAGACCCGGAATTAAGAGCCGAATTTTACGAAAATACGGCCGATAATTTTGAGTTAGCCGTAGAATATGGGGCTGATGCATCCCAGGTTTCCGTGATAGATAGCCTGCGGCAGCAGTATTGGAAAAAAGAGCACAATGCCGGTCTTCGGATTTCAGAGAATGAAGATATTTCTGAACGATACCAGCGCGCTGCCATTCATTTTCAAAACGCACTTATTTTGCGGGAAGATGCCGTCAGCTCTTATAAAAACCTTTCGATTGCACAGTTTAATGTGGGAGATTTGGACGATGCCATCCAAACACTCGAAACGGCCCTGAATTACGCGGATGAAGACCCGGTCGAAATCTATGAAAACCTTGGGTATTTATATCTCGAGAAAGGAGATCCTGAACAAGCTGCATCTTACTACGAGCAGGCCAATACAAATATGCAGGAAGACATGAACCTGGCTTTTGGATTGATCAATGCCTACATCTCGGAAGGAAACAGCGAACAGGCTGCCGATATGCTTGAGAATCTGGTAGCAGAATATCCGAATAATGCCAACCTGAGAAATGTATATGGCACCCAGCTATACCAGATTACTTCCGGAATTTTACAAGACCTGAAGCAAGCCTATTCGAGTAATGATACTATGCTTGTTGAGCAGATTAAATTTGAAGCAGAAGGAATGGGCGATGAAGCCGAAACACAGCTGATCGAAGCCTTCAAAAGAGACACCTCTAATACGGAATACCTTGAAAGCCTGGCTGTTTTTTATAACAACCTCTCAGCTCAGTACTTATCACTTCTACCCGTCGCATTTGAGAACGACAGAGCCAGCCTCGAATCCAAAGCTTACACACTTATCAACTTTGCGATTGATTACTACGAAAAATTAGTTGTAATAGATCCGAACAACGAAGAGTACACCAGTAAACTCAGCGTTCTCAAAACTTTAAAAACTCGCAAAACTGCCTCAGCAGATAATTAA
- a CDS encoding cystathionine gamma-synthase: MKFNTKTIHAGQKPEETSGAVMPPIFQTSTYAQEAPNKHKGYDYARVGNPTRTALEQMIAGLEGADEAACFSSGVAAMDSLMKMLRPGDHVVTTNDLYGGSYRLFTKVFEPYGIDFTFVDMTDLEKVKDAITPQTKLMWIETPTNPLLRIVDIEALVGLAKPNNILTVVDNTFASPYLQRPLEFGADAVLHSATKYLAGHSDVIHGAVASSNQEIMENLRFQTKTSGAVPGPMDCYLTLRGIKTLSVRVQRSVDNAKQIASFLESHDKVESVLYPGLSSHPQHELAAKQMDDFGAMLSFTLKDDSIEAATKFMSNTSIFTLAESLGGVESLISHPASMTHGSIPKDAREKAGLKDSLIRISVGIEDADDLIDDLKQAF, from the coding sequence ATGAAATTTAATACCAAGACGATTCATGCCGGCCAGAAGCCAGAAGAAACTTCAGGCGCGGTAATGCCTCCCATTTTTCAAACTTCAACATACGCTCAGGAAGCTCCCAACAAACATAAAGGGTACGATTATGCCCGCGTTGGGAACCCCACGCGCACAGCTCTTGAGCAAATGATCGCCGGTTTAGAAGGAGCTGACGAAGCCGCTTGTTTTTCCAGCGGAGTTGCAGCTATGGATTCCCTGATGAAAATGTTGCGTCCGGGCGATCACGTTGTGACGACTAATGATTTATATGGAGGCTCCTACCGGTTATTTACCAAGGTATTCGAACCCTATGGGATTGATTTCACTTTCGTTGATATGACGGATCTGGAGAAGGTCAAGGATGCCATTACCCCACAAACAAAGCTGATGTGGATTGAAACCCCAACTAATCCTTTGCTCCGTATTGTAGATATCGAGGCGTTGGTAGGATTAGCTAAGCCCAACAATATACTCACCGTAGTTGATAATACTTTTGCATCTCCATACCTGCAGAGGCCGCTCGAATTTGGAGCTGATGCGGTGCTCCATTCCGCGACCAAGTATTTGGCCGGACACTCTGACGTTATTCACGGTGCGGTTGCCAGTTCCAACCAGGAGATTATGGAAAATCTCCGGTTCCAAACCAAAACATCAGGAGCGGTACCCGGGCCTATGGATTGCTATCTCACCTTACGTGGTATCAAAACTTTGAGCGTGCGCGTTCAGCGTTCTGTTGATAATGCTAAGCAAATAGCTTCATTCCTGGAAAGTCATGATAAAGTTGAGTCTGTATTATATCCCGGCTTGTCATCACATCCACAGCATGAATTAGCCGCTAAACAAATGGATGACTTCGGAGCTATGCTTTCCTTCACCCTGAAAGATGACTCAATTGAAGCCGCTACCAAATTTATGAGTAACACATCCATCTTTACCTTAGCTGAAAGTCTGGGCGGTGTGGAATCATTAATAAGTCACCCCGCTTCTATGACTCACGGCTCCATCCCTAAAGACGCTCGGGAAAAAGCTGGTCTGAAGGATTCTTTAATTCGTATTTCAGTGGGAATTGAAGACGCTGACGACCTCATCGATGACCTGAAACAGGCATTTTAG
- a CDS encoding RidA family protein, whose product MKKIHATDNAPAAIGPYSQATSYNGTLYCSGQIPLNPETMELVGETAAEQAAQVMDNLKAVLAEAGIDFSHVLKCTIFLASMDDFGAVNEVYGARFKSDPPARETVAVKTLPKNVLVEISCIAHL is encoded by the coding sequence ATGAAAAAAATACATGCTACAGACAATGCACCGGCTGCTATAGGCCCTTACAGTCAGGCAACCTCTTATAACGGAACGCTTTACTGCTCCGGACAGATCCCATTAAATCCTGAAACTATGGAACTGGTAGGTGAAACCGCCGCTGAACAAGCTGCTCAGGTTATGGACAATCTTAAAGCTGTTCTTGCCGAGGCCGGCATCGATTTCTCACACGTACTTAAATGCACCATATTTTTGGCAAGTATGGATGATTTTGGCGCCGTGAATGAAGTGTATGGAGCACGATTTAAATCAGATCCTCCCGCACGAGAAACGGTAGCTGTTAAAACATTACCGAAAAATGTGCTGGTTGAAATTAGCTGTATTGCGCATCTCTAA
- a CDS encoding tetratricopeptide repeat protein: MKKLLRNLLSAVLFVGILASCETTDPLIEEAQKNIFTQNYDSALAVLDRSIQNNPESGLPYYYKAMTYKEKARTIPQAGERKGTYENFRESAVTAREKFSAQEEVPSEAGDVDNLILSTWGFEHNKAIEYVNDDSLKATVEEPIKVAVAHLENAVIINPDSTLSWDILAQVQSINGNYAGAIEALNTSMEMKGNPPSEDFLRLGTYYRESEQPEEAINVLENGVESYPDSVQLVQVLADVYMQAGQREKSIQTIEALIERDPENAQYHLALGTQLLQATTEISERITSNYDDIYDLGTELRNNRNRADAINASIDSLVSVNEELTSEMNKLSDRAESELIRVTELRPEDPKAYQYLGISFTNKAAALYEKRNFTQDNELASELDKQAKEELREAMKYYEKAVELEPDNTANWQSLSRIYVQLDMQEKAAEAMDKAGM, encoded by the coding sequence ATGAAAAAGCTACTTAGAAACTTACTTTCAGCGGTTCTTTTTGTAGGGATCCTTGCTAGTTGTGAAACGACAGATCCTTTGATTGAAGAGGCGCAGAAGAATATTTTCACTCAGAATTATGACTCTGCCCTTGCCGTTTTAGACCGTTCCATCCAAAACAACCCTGAAAGCGGCCTTCCCTATTACTACAAGGCCATGACGTATAAAGAAAAAGCAAGAACAATACCTCAGGCAGGTGAGAGAAAAGGAACCTATGAGAATTTCAGAGAGTCTGCTGTAACAGCTCGTGAGAAATTTTCCGCTCAGGAAGAAGTTCCTTCTGAAGCCGGAGACGTGGATAATCTTATCCTCAGTACCTGGGGCTTTGAGCATAACAAAGCTATTGAGTATGTAAATGATGACAGCCTGAAAGCTACGGTAGAAGAACCTATCAAAGTTGCTGTTGCTCACCTTGAAAATGCTGTAATCATCAATCCTGACAGTACCCTTTCCTGGGATATTCTTGCTCAGGTTCAAAGCATTAACGGCAACTATGCCGGAGCCATTGAAGCTCTGAACACTTCTATGGAAATGAAGGGCAACCCTCCTTCTGAAGACTTCTTGCGACTAGGAACTTACTACAGAGAAAGTGAGCAGCCTGAAGAAGCAATTAACGTACTGGAAAACGGCGTCGAGTCTTACCCGGACAGTGTACAGCTGGTACAGGTTTTAGCTGATGTGTACATGCAGGCCGGACAAAGAGAAAAATCCATTCAGACGATTGAAGCACTGATCGAAAGAGATCCGGAAAACGCTCAATATCACCTGGCGCTTGGTACTCAGTTATTACAGGCTACCACCGAGATTTCTGAAAGAATCACCAGTAACTATGACGATATTTACGACTTAGGCACTGAGCTTCGAAACAACCGCAACAGAGCGGACGCCATCAATGCCTCTATCGACTCTTTGGTATCTGTGAATGAAGAACTTACATCAGAAATGAATAAGTTAAGCGACCGCGCAGAATCTGAACTGATCAGAGTTACGGAATTGCGCCCTGAAGATCCTAAGGCTTACCAATATCTTGGTATTTCTTTCACCAATAAAGCAGCCGCTTTATACGAGAAAAGAAACTTTACCCAGGATAACGAACTTGCCAGTGAGCTTGACAAACAAGCTAAAGAAGAGCTTCGCGAAGCCATGAAATATTACGAAAAAGCAGTAGAGCTTGAGCCTGACAATACGGCCAACTGGCAATCACTGTCTCGCATTTATGTACAGCTCGACATGCAGGAAAAAGCTGCCGAAGCTATGGATAAAGCGGGCATGTAA
- a CDS encoding acetyl-CoA C-acyltransferase, translating into MRDVVIVSAKRTPMGSFGGSLSSFSAPELGASAILEAVKSGGIKPDDVQEVVMGNVLSAGIGQAPARQAAMKAGLHERTPATTVNKVCASGMKSIMIAADQIRLGEAEIIVAGGMESMSNVPYYLPKQRFGAKYGHVEAEDGIVKDGLWDVYNKYLMGNAGDLCARECNISREEQDEYAINSYKRAIEATEKGYFKDELIKIKVKDRKGNVTEVEKDEELGKVRFEKIPELRPVFDKEGTVTAANASSINDGAAAVLVMSADKAKELGLKPLAKILSHSSAAKAPEWFTTAPADAIPIALKRAGLTKNDIDLFEINEAFSVVALANNQILELDPEKVNIHGGAVSIGHPLGCSGARIIVTLIHALRRTKGKYGCAGICNGGGGASSLVLEML; encoded by the coding sequence ATGCGAGACGTTGTAATTGTATCTGCAAAACGAACCCCAATGGGCTCCTTTGGAGGCAGCCTTTCTTCCTTTTCTGCACCCGAGTTGGGCGCATCCGCCATCCTTGAAGCGGTAAAATCAGGAGGTATCAAACCCGATGATGTTCAGGAGGTGGTTATGGGTAATGTACTTTCAGCAGGTATCGGGCAGGCACCGGCCCGGCAGGCAGCTATGAAAGCAGGACTTCACGAGCGAACACCTGCAACCACGGTCAATAAAGTATGTGCTTCAGGTATGAAGTCGATTATGATCGCAGCCGACCAGATTCGTTTAGGCGAAGCAGAGATCATTGTAGCCGGAGGAATGGAGAGCATGAGTAATGTTCCCTACTATCTGCCTAAGCAACGTTTTGGCGCGAAATACGGCCATGTTGAAGCCGAAGACGGTATCGTAAAAGACGGGCTTTGGGATGTATATAATAAGTACCTGATGGGTAATGCGGGAGACCTTTGCGCCCGGGAATGCAACATCAGCCGCGAAGAGCAAGACGAATACGCCATCAACTCTTACAAAAGAGCCATTGAGGCCACCGAGAAAGGCTACTTCAAAGATGAGCTGATTAAGATCAAAGTTAAAGACCGCAAAGGAAATGTTACCGAAGTAGAAAAAGACGAAGAATTGGGTAAAGTTCGTTTTGAAAAGATTCCTGAATTGCGACCGGTATTTGACAAAGAAGGAACCGTAACTGCTGCCAATGCTTCCAGTATTAATGATGGTGCAGCCGCTGTTTTAGTGATGAGCGCTGACAAAGCCAAAGAACTCGGACTAAAGCCATTAGCAAAAATATTGAGCCATAGCAGTGCTGCCAAAGCGCCTGAATGGTTTACAACCGCACCGGCCGATGCCATCCCCATTGCGCTTAAGAGAGCCGGGCTGACCAAGAATGACATCGATCTTTTTGAGATAAACGAAGCTTTTTCGGTTGTGGCTTTGGCTAACAACCAGATTCTGGAACTCGACCCTGAGAAGGTAAACATCCACGGAGGGGCCGTAAGTATCGGTCACCCGCTCGGTTGTTCAGGAGCACGGATTATTGTTACCCTCATCCATGCCCTTCGCAGAACGAAAGGTAAATACGGATGTGCGGGTATCTGCAACGGCGGAGGCGGAGCTTCCTCCCTCGTGCTGGAAATGCTTTAA
- the porU gene encoding type IX secretion system sortase PorU, producing MLNKLLYISGLLCLLIAEVANAQQLKVVAETDSFTDYEFSNEKLEILSPYGLMVPVSGNTPRYQVLEQAVSTINREISPEQATVLALSDNSKPLIEISEPGIQRGQKVSALSINIARYGESGTKVLRKFRIRVYKEGDTRLPQLRTAKQNNSSLFDEGAWYKIPITKNGIYELDATYLEDLGIEVSAIDPRNIQLWGTGGYQLPEANDQPRPELTQIPVIVEGQNDGTFNANDRVIFYGNSPHRVLRDSIEFEHRLHPYSNQSFVFLTVSDAPGDRLAAVNNNFSPSRTITSFHDFSWKDEELYKTEESIKSGRHWFGRRFDASSNGTSIPVFADTLAGIITNEPITVEGQFINRSTNSANFEVSINNQQIETVNIRAISCLSSCGSCYNCSSGDSGVEGSFRTSFTPSIQDGIIEAEATYNHSESSSRGFLDWFRVVVRRELQAQNNHLYFYSPADGSSSELAQYRLSGFDSQPVILDVSDVTQPKLLSSTGSNGNYSFNYYSGDDLRFVAQSSFFQPAMGTLVAPQNLKGITDYPDYIIVTADEFREYAEDLGNYRSQKDGLNPVIVTQEQILNEFSGGVVDPSAIRDYTKFLYDRALNDGQEPPQYLLLFGDATFDYKNIISNGFQNYIVTYQSDESLNRIQSFATDDFFGFLDDNEGDLTGGQTSNSHYLDIGLGRISAQTRSEAAIAVQKIKTYEDPANTGNWQNLLTFAADDDFPDSGDRDIHVVNADETAQRMNFMEPGLRIKKVYEFAYPVEITGSGRKIPGATDAFISSFNEGTLVMNYSGHGNEQTLSDEELFLSNYIPNLTNRDQLAVLVTATCQFGRYDDIDAQSGAEKLLFAENGGIIGAFTTTRVVFTSFTISAGNNFGLNVALSQRMVERNPDGSPLRLGDIYLRTKNSSIGSSTVVASRNSKKFILIGDPATKFRLPEQQADLTSINGYTETGEDTTLTIKALEQVNLAGQIKDLQGNPLPNYSGEAVITVMDAPRNVPLPSDREWVAQDNCRLSGCDYESENDILFKGKAAITNGQFTSSFIVPKDISFSDNTGRIIFFANSNGQTAGGSYTKVRFNGVNENAVDDGSGPQMDVFLNDERFVNGNLVNSSPTLIIELEDQSGINTTGTGVGHEIIATIDTEPQQSFVLNDFYEGSLNDFTRGRIEYPLDQLPEGSYTLKVRAWDVHNNPSEEEVFFEVASSEELTVRNVFNFPNPMNNATRFSFEHNQPGNPLDVSVRIYTLSGKPVQHIEQSLITTSSYASISWDGRDRDYDRLGNGTYIYVLRVATNTPKGRQTAEQVEKLVIIR from the coding sequence ATGCTTAACAAGCTGCTTTATATTAGTGGTTTGCTTTGCTTATTGATTGCTGAAGTAGCAAATGCCCAGCAACTGAAAGTAGTAGCAGAAACAGACTCATTTACAGATTACGAGTTCTCCAATGAGAAGCTCGAAATCCTGTCTCCTTATGGGTTGATGGTTCCCGTTTCCGGTAACACCCCTCGTTACCAGGTCCTTGAGCAAGCTGTCTCTACTATTAATCGTGAAATTTCCCCGGAACAAGCGACCGTTTTAGCTCTTTCTGATAACTCTAAGCCACTGATTGAGATCTCTGAGCCCGGTATTCAACGCGGCCAAAAAGTAAGCGCGCTCAGTATAAATATTGCCCGCTATGGAGAAAGTGGCACGAAAGTTCTGCGAAAATTCAGAATTCGGGTTTATAAAGAGGGAGATACCCGCCTTCCACAATTGAGAACAGCCAAGCAAAACAACAGCTCTCTGTTTGACGAAGGAGCCTGGTACAAAATCCCCATCACTAAAAACGGAATTTACGAACTGGATGCCACCTATCTTGAAGATCTGGGGATTGAAGTCAGCGCTATTGATCCACGCAATATCCAGCTTTGGGGAACTGGAGGCTATCAGCTGCCTGAAGCAAACGACCAGCCCCGCCCGGAGCTAACCCAGATTCCTGTTATTGTTGAAGGACAAAATGATGGCACTTTTAATGCCAATGACCGCGTAATTTTTTACGGAAATTCACCACACCGGGTACTCAGAGACAGCATAGAATTTGAGCACCGCCTTCATCCTTACAGTAACCAATCCTTTGTATTTCTGACCGTTTCGGATGCTCCCGGAGACCGTCTTGCAGCCGTAAACAACAATTTCTCCCCTTCCCGAACCATTACCTCCTTTCATGATTTTAGCTGGAAAGATGAAGAGCTCTACAAGACTGAAGAAAGCATAAAGTCAGGCCGGCACTGGTTTGGGCGGCGATTTGATGCCTCAAGCAACGGTACTTCCATCCCTGTTTTTGCAGATACCCTTGCCGGTATCATCACCAATGAGCCTATTACCGTAGAAGGTCAATTTATTAACAGGTCCACGAATTCTGCCAATTTCGAAGTCTCGATAAACAATCAACAAATTGAAACGGTGAATATCCGGGCTATTTCCTGCTTAAGCAGCTGTGGAAGCTGTTATAACTGTAGTTCCGGGGATTCCGGTGTGGAGGGCTCCTTCAGGACCAGTTTCACCCCATCCATTCAAGATGGAATTATTGAGGCAGAAGCTACCTATAATCACAGCGAATCAAGCTCAAGGGGCTTTTTGGACTGGTTCCGCGTGGTAGTTCGCAGAGAACTTCAGGCACAGAATAATCATCTGTATTTCTATTCCCCAGCCGATGGTTCTTCCAGTGAACTTGCTCAATACCGGCTCTCCGGGTTTGACAGCCAGCCCGTCATTCTAGATGTAAGTGATGTAACCCAGCCGAAGCTATTGAGTTCAACCGGATCTAACGGAAATTATAGCTTCAATTATTATTCAGGGGATGACTTACGGTTTGTGGCTCAATCCAGCTTTTTCCAACCGGCTATGGGCACTTTAGTAGCCCCTCAAAACCTGAAAGGAATTACCGATTACCCTGATTATATCATTGTCACCGCCGATGAGTTCAGGGAATATGCCGAAGACCTTGGCAATTACAGGTCTCAGAAGGATGGATTAAATCCCGTTATTGTAACCCAGGAACAAATATTGAATGAATTTTCGGGCGGCGTTGTCGATCCATCCGCCATTCGTGATTACACAAAATTTTTGTACGACCGCGCTTTGAATGACGGGCAGGAACCTCCGCAATATTTGCTCCTTTTTGGGGACGCCACCTTCGACTACAAGAACATCATCAGCAATGGCTTCCAAAATTATATCGTCACCTATCAAAGTGATGAATCGCTGAATAGAATACAGTCTTTCGCTACCGATGATTTCTTCGGTTTCCTGGATGACAATGAGGGAGATTTAACCGGTGGGCAGACCAGCAACTCGCATTACCTGGATATTGGACTGGGCCGAATTTCTGCACAAACACGATCAGAAGCAGCTATAGCCGTCCAAAAAATTAAAACCTACGAAGACCCGGCCAACACCGGCAACTGGCAAAATCTGTTAACCTTTGCTGCCGATGATGACTTCCCTGATTCCGGCGACCGAGACATACACGTGGTTAATGCCGATGAAACTGCCCAGCGCATGAACTTTATGGAGCCAGGACTACGAATCAAAAAAGTGTATGAATTTGCCTACCCGGTTGAGATTACCGGATCGGGACGAAAAATACCCGGTGCCACCGATGCTTTCATAAGCTCATTTAACGAGGGTACGCTGGTTATGAATTATTCGGGCCACGGAAACGAGCAGACGCTGTCTGATGAGGAGTTATTTCTCTCCAATTACATTCCCAACCTGACCAACCGCGACCAATTAGCTGTGCTTGTAACAGCTACTTGTCAGTTCGGCCGATACGACGACATTGATGCCCAGTCTGGTGCTGAAAAACTGCTTTTTGCAGAAAACGGTGGGATTATAGGAGCATTTACGACTACCCGGGTCGTCTTCACAAGTTTTACGATAAGTGCCGGAAATAACTTCGGATTGAACGTGGCCCTCTCCCAACGCATGGTTGAACGTAATCCCGATGGAAGCCCTCTTCGATTGGGTGATATTTACTTGCGTACAAAAAACTCCAGTATCGGCAGTTCTACCGTTGTTGCTTCCCGGAACAGTAAAAAATTCATTCTTATTGGTGATCCCGCTACAAAATTCCGCCTGCCTGAGCAACAAGCCGACCTGACGTCCATTAACGGCTACACAGAAACCGGTGAAGATACCACACTCACCATAAAGGCTCTTGAACAGGTTAACCTGGCCGGACAGATAAAAGACCTGCAGGGAAATCCATTACCCAATTATAGCGGAGAGGCGGTTATTACGGTTATGGACGCCCCTCGTAACGTGCCTCTGCCATCCGATCGAGAATGGGTTGCCCAGGACAACTGCCGGCTTTCTGGCTGTGATTATGAATCGGAGAACGATATTCTTTTTAAAGGCAAGGCCGCCATCACCAATGGGCAGTTTACCTCTTCCTTTATAGTACCTAAAGACATCAGTTTTTCAGATAACACCGGCCGTATCATTTTCTTTGCTAACAGTAATGGCCAAACAGCCGGCGGCTCATACACAAAAGTGCGCTTTAACGGAGTTAACGAAAACGCGGTTGACGACGGGTCGGGACCGCAAATGGATGTATTTCTGAACGATGAACGCTTTGTGAACGGAAATTTGGTGAACAGTTCACCAACACTGATAATTGAACTTGAAGATCAATCTGGCATAAACACTACAGGAACAGGAGTAGGACATGAAATAATTGCTACAATCGATACAGAACCACAACAATCGTTCGTCCTCAACGATTTTTATGAGGGCAGTTTAAATGATTTCACGCGGGGGCGTATCGAGTACCCTCTGGATCAACTTCCGGAAGGTAGCTATACCCTTAAAGTTCGAGCGTGGGATGTGCACAATAATCCTTCAGAAGAAGAAGTTTTCTTTGAAGTAGCATCGAGTGAGGAGTTAACCGTCAGAAACGTGTTTAACTTCCCCAACCCGATGAATAATGCCACCCGATTCAGCTTCGAACATAACCAGCCCGGTAATCCACTCGACGTATCAGTTCGTATTTATACACTGAGTGGCAAGCCGGTCCAACACATTGAACAGTCACTCATAACTACAAGTTCTTATGCCAGTATTTCATGGGATGGCCGTGACCGGGATTATGATCGCCTGGGTAACGGTACTTATATTTATGTGCTTCGGGTTGCAACAAATACCCCGAAAGGAAGACAAACAGCAGAGCAAGTCGAAAAGCTCGTAATCATACGATAG